The sequence TCCCATCGCGGCTGTTGCTGATCACGAGTATATGCTCTAAAGGGTGTAGTCCCTCCCGGCTTTGATGGATCTCACTTTTTTGACTGCATTCAATTGCGAATGCTTTTTGATAGGATTTTGACCTCATATGCTTCAATTGATCAAGTCGCGACTGAATTATTTCGCTTATGGATATCATCGGCCTCTTCGGCTTAAGTGCGGATTCACTTATGATAGGTGTGTAGCAATTGCCTGTGTACGCTCAAGGCTAAATAGCTAATAGCCCATTTGGTCAATAGTACGGATGTTGCATCGTCTTTGATGAGTTTGGAATCTTGCTTAGTTACCCATGGCTGGATCCATAAATATAAGTACATCTAATGCCCGGAGCGGCTGAAAATTGAATGTTGCCGGACTCTAGGTTCTTGGGCTTAACATTCTAGGTATATCTATGTTTCCTATTGTAGCAAGTTGCGATAAATCGCGGCCAAATACAAATCTTGGAGGATTTTGGAGCGTCACCGCTGGAGCTGGAGTAGTACGTCAAATTGCTTGGGGCTAGATCGATGAATTGCCACTTTTAGTGGATCTGGCAATGCTAAATCTGTATGATAGTAGATCGCATTAAGCACTCAGGGGTAGTGCTAATGCGATCTTGGCCTAATAATATAAATTGTATGGTGGGACTCTTATCAACTCCACAGGCTGGAGACTTCTTTGAAGACAGCGCTGCCTATTGCTTGGCCTAGTTGGAGTCCCTGTTCATTGCCATCATCAAAGTGGATTCCCCCATAAATCCTTGAGATGCCAGATTCTTTCCAGGCATCTTCCCATGTATCCCACTTGAGCCTAACAGGAATATTCTTATTTTTTTCAATTAGGGAAGTTGTCTTGATTGATGCTCCAAATTTTTCACTTCCAGTTATTTCCTCAATAAATTTTCCGGCTGCCGAAGAGAAAGTGCTATGCCCAGATACGAACTCTGAGAAAGGTGGGGAGTAGCCGCTTCCAGGTGTTTGGTATGTGACCCAGTCTTTTCCATTAATCTCTTTGGTCTTTTGGGCGTCACGAGAATAGGCATCAAATACGTATTGCCCAGTGATATCATCTTTTTCCCCAAGAAGTCCAAGCCTGCTGAGCTCCCTAATGGCTGTCAGGGGACGCGTGTAGTCAGTTTCAGTCTTTAAGCCCCATGCAGCAACGGAAGCACTGAGGAGAGATTGACCAATGCCAAAAAATAGTTTTGCGTCGTCAGCAAGATTATTGTCGAACTTTTCTGAAGCATATTTTCCAAACTCCATCCATGAACCTGGTGGAAACCCTGTGCCAGCACCATCCTCCCAGAATTCAGCAATGAGTTTTTGCTTGGGATTGAGATTTGCACTGGCTTCGACTACCCGTTCGGCTTGATTGATGAATTCAGGATTGATCCACTTCCCTACCAAGTCTTTCGAGATCTTTTTGGTTTTGTCCCCAACAGTGATCTTGCCTTTGTCGAGGTTGACATCGGCATCCTTGATTAACAGAAAAGGTTCGGGATCCTTAAGGTCGGCTTTGAGGTTTTCTAGCTCGTTTTTGCCAAGAATCTGACTTACTTCCCCCCATTGCGGAGTGAGAAACTGCTGCAAGCCACTAGTAGGAACATCTCCAACATTAAACTCGGGCGTCCAGCTGTCTAGGCTTTCGATATCGTTGGGGCCTGAGTTTGTTGGCAAAAAGTTTGAAGTATCAGACGCGCCATCATTTTTGTAGGATTTTGCAATTGCAGAGGCAACTTTTTGACTAATCTTAGACGCTAAATCGTTAGCTTTGGCTCCAAGATCTCTGAAATTTTTGCTAGCTACATCCTCAAAAATGGCTTTGGCGCCAGGGGCCTCATTGCGCATAGCCTTAACTGTCGAGTCAAGGACCACATTGTTAATGAAATCTCGCTTGTACTCCTTGCTCCTTCCCTTCAGGAAGGCCTCGGCCGTTCTCTCAGCTGAGTTGATCAGCGAAGTAAGAGAGCTCTTCTTAAGGCTTGAATTAAATGAATCCTCAAAGATCTGATAAGATTCGTAGAGAGCGCTGCCCATAAGGCCATAAAAGCGAGCTGCAATGGTTGGCCCGAACCTTCCATTAATCAACACTGACTTGCTTTCTACAGCATCTGTAGCAGCCCCTGCGAGTTTAAAGGCAAGAGTTGTTGATCCGTCTGTTGACCGCGCTTCTGTGTTTAGGGTGGCTGCGTCGGGATTGGCGCGAACTAGAACGGGCTTGCCCAAATTAATAGGTTGAAAAAGTTTTTACATATTAACTGTACTGCGGAATTCACCCCTTCCCGCTCATTTCTCTTTTGGCTGAGGATATCTGGTTTAAAAGTTAATAGAAAACTTCTTTGGTGAGAAGAGCTTTCTGTTGGCTCTTGAGTCCTTTGTGTGGCTTCCCTTGCTTCATTGGAGGGCCTTGCCTCTCTTTTGCTCGATGACTGGCTGCGCTCCAGGGCTATGACGCTTGATCGAGGGTTGTTGGGTTTTGCTTGCTGTTGGTCGCGGATGGGGCGGAAGGGCGGGGCCTGCCACGATGCAGGCCTCAGTGATGGACTGTCTTGCTTGAGACGTCTGGATTAATTGGCTGCGCAACAGCTTTTGGCTTTTCCGGCACATCCGCCACTCGGCTTGGCTGCACAGCAACCTTTTTGAGTGCCTGAGCCGCATCCTCCCATCATCAGTTCTTGCTTGGCGCCACAGGCACCCTTGGGGCCGCATGACCCTGCATATGCTGGCAACCCGACCGCTGCTGCGGAGATCGCGACAGCTCCAAGAGCAGTACGAAGGCGGCTGGAAAGTGAAGGCATGACAAATGAGAAAAGACATACTTATTACCGGTTCAGAGGTGAACTGGTTTTCGTGGGGTTGTCGGACCGAGCTCGAACCGTGACAGGCTGATTAGGAAAATGTGAGTTGGTGGCTGGAGGCTGGCGTTTAGGGCGTGCAGTACTAGGGGCTCAGGTGGCTATTGCGCATAGGCCAGCAGCCGGCTTGCTGGAGTAGGGGGGGGGGCCTAGAGCTGACGCAGATTTGTGGAAGCTTCCAGCT is a genomic window of Cyanobium sp. Tous-M-B4 containing:
- a CDS encoding vanadium-dependent haloperoxidase, with the protein product MGKPVLVRANPDAATLNTEARSTDGSTTLAFKLAGAATDAVESKSVLINGRFGPTIAARFYGLMGSALYESYQIFEDSFNSSLKKSSLTSLINSAERTAEAFLKGRSKEYKRDFINNVVLDSTVKAMRNEAPGAKAIFEDVASKNFRDLGAKANDLASKISQKVASAIAKSYKNDGASDTSNFLPTNSGPNDIESLDSWTPEFNVGDVPTSGLQQFLTPQWGEVSQILGKNELENLKADLKDPEPFLLIKDADVNLDKGKITVGDKTKKISKDLVGKWINPEFINQAERVVEASANLNPKQKLIAEFWEDGAGTGFPPGSWMEFGKYASEKFDNNLADDAKLFFGIGQSLLSASVAAWGLKTETDYTRPLTAIRELSRLGLLGEKDDITGQYVFDAYSRDAQKTKEINGKDWVTYQTPGSGYSPPFSEFVSGHSTFSSAAGKFIEEITGSEKFGASIKTTSLIEKNKNIPVRLKWDTWEDAWKESGISRIYGGIHFDDGNEQGLQLGQAIGSAVFKEVSSLWS